The Sorex araneus isolate mSorAra2 chromosome 5, mSorAra2.pri, whole genome shotgun sequence genome has a segment encoding these proteins:
- the PHYHIPL gene encoding phytanoyl-CoA hydroxylase-interacting protein-like isoform X2, producing MEELPVPHNIKISNITCDSFKISWEMDSKSKDRITHYFIDLNKKENKNSNKFKHKDVPTKLVAKAVPLPMTVRGHWFLSPRTEYTVAVQTASKQVDGDYVVSEWSEIIEFCTADYSKVHLTQLLEKAEVIAGRMLKFSVFYRNQHKEYFDYIREHHGNAMQPSVKDNSGSHGSPISGKLEGIFFSCSTEFNTGKPPQDSPYGRYRFEITAERLFNPNTNLYFGDFYCMYTAYHYVILVIAPVGSPGDEFCKLRLPQLNSKDNKFLTCTEEDGVLVYHHAQDVILEVIYTDPVDLSLGTVAEITGHQLMSLSTANAKKDPSCKTCNISVGR from the exons ATGGAAGAGCTTCCTGTACCACATAACATCAAAATAAGCAACATTACATGTGATTCGTTTAAGATTTCATGGGAAATGGATTCAAAATCAAAGGACCGTATTACACACTATTTTATTGACCTTaataagaaagagaacaaaaattcCAATAAATTTAAACACAAG GATGTTCCAACAAAATTGGTGGCAAAAGCTGTTCCTCTGCCAATGACTGTCCGTGGACACTGGTTTTTGAGCCCAAGGACTGAGTATACAGTAGCAGTGCAGACGGCCTCAAAACAAGTTGATGGTGATTACGTTGTTTCTGAATGGAGTGAAATTATAGAATtctgtacagcag atTACTCAAAAGTTCATCTAACACAGCTGTTGGAGAAAGCAGAAGTGATTGCAGGACGCATgcttaaattttctgttttttatcgTAACCAGCACAAAGAATATTTCGACTATATTCG TGAACATCACGGAAATGCTATGCAGCCTTCTGTCAAGGATAATAGCGGTAGCCATGGTTCTCCTATCAGTGGAAAATTAGAAGGCATCTTCTTCAGCTGCAGCACTGAATTCAATACTGGGAAGCCACCCCAGGATTCACCTTATGGAAGATACAGGTTTGAGATTACAGCAGAAAGACTTTTTAACCCCAATACTAACTTATACTTTGGGGACTTCTACTGTATGTACACTGCTTATCATTATGTGATTCTTGTTATTGCCCCTGTGGGATCACCAGGAGACGAATTTTGTAAGCTGCGCCTTCCTCAGCTAAATTCCAAGGATAATAAATTTTTGACCTGCACAGAAGAAGATGGGGTACTGGTTTACCACCATGCCCAGGATGTCATTTTAGAAGTTATTTACACTGACCCTGTGGATCTTTCTCTGGGCACCGTGGCAGAAATCACTGGTCATCAGCTCATGAGTTTGTCTACTGCAAATGCAAAGAAAGATCCCAGCTGCAAAACTTGTAATATCAGTGTTGGACGTTAA
- the PHYHIPL gene encoding phytanoyl-CoA hydroxylase-interacting protein-like isoform X1, giving the protein MEVPRLDHALNSPTSPCEEVIKNLSLEAIQLCDRDGNKSQDSGIAEMEELPVPHNIKISNITCDSFKISWEMDSKSKDRITHYFIDLNKKENKNSNKFKHKDVPTKLVAKAVPLPMTVRGHWFLSPRTEYTVAVQTASKQVDGDYVVSEWSEIIEFCTADYSKVHLTQLLEKAEVIAGRMLKFSVFYRNQHKEYFDYIREHHGNAMQPSVKDNSGSHGSPISGKLEGIFFSCSTEFNTGKPPQDSPYGRYRFEITAERLFNPNTNLYFGDFYCMYTAYHYVILVIAPVGSPGDEFCKLRLPQLNSKDNKFLTCTEEDGVLVYHHAQDVILEVIYTDPVDLSLGTVAEITGHQLMSLSTANAKKDPSCKTCNISVGR; this is encoded by the exons GGAACAAATCACAAGACAGTGGAATAGCCGAGATGGAAGAGCTTCCTGTACCACATAACATCAAAATAAGCAACATTACATGTGATTCGTTTAAGATTTCATGGGAAATGGATTCAAAATCAAAGGACCGTATTACACACTATTTTATTGACCTTaataagaaagagaacaaaaattcCAATAAATTTAAACACAAG GATGTTCCAACAAAATTGGTGGCAAAAGCTGTTCCTCTGCCAATGACTGTCCGTGGACACTGGTTTTTGAGCCCAAGGACTGAGTATACAGTAGCAGTGCAGACGGCCTCAAAACAAGTTGATGGTGATTACGTTGTTTCTGAATGGAGTGAAATTATAGAATtctgtacagcag atTACTCAAAAGTTCATCTAACACAGCTGTTGGAGAAAGCAGAAGTGATTGCAGGACGCATgcttaaattttctgttttttatcgTAACCAGCACAAAGAATATTTCGACTATATTCG TGAACATCACGGAAATGCTATGCAGCCTTCTGTCAAGGATAATAGCGGTAGCCATGGTTCTCCTATCAGTGGAAAATTAGAAGGCATCTTCTTCAGCTGCAGCACTGAATTCAATACTGGGAAGCCACCCCAGGATTCACCTTATGGAAGATACAGGTTTGAGATTACAGCAGAAAGACTTTTTAACCCCAATACTAACTTATACTTTGGGGACTTCTACTGTATGTACACTGCTTATCATTATGTGATTCTTGTTATTGCCCCTGTGGGATCACCAGGAGACGAATTTTGTAAGCTGCGCCTTCCTCAGCTAAATTCCAAGGATAATAAATTTTTGACCTGCACAGAAGAAGATGGGGTACTGGTTTACCACCATGCCCAGGATGTCATTTTAGAAGTTATTTACACTGACCCTGTGGATCTTTCTCTGGGCACCGTGGCAGAAATCACTGGTCATCAGCTCATGAGTTTGTCTACTGCAAATGCAAAGAAAGATCCCAGCTGCAAAACTTGTAATATCAGTGTTGGACGTTAA